One genomic window of Sphingopyxis sp. OPL5 includes the following:
- a CDS encoding phosphopantetheine-binding protein, with translation MTDTPASPTSSGVDATLRALLADILGLGEARAAALTEDSGLFGALPEFDSMAVATVLTEMEDRLGIIIDDDEIDGEIFETYGNLLAFSLRKVTD, from the coding sequence ATGACCGATACCCCCGCCAGCCCCACCTCTTCCGGCGTCGATGCGACGCTGCGTGCGTTGCTCGCCGACATTTTGGGCCTCGGCGAAGCCCGCGCCGCGGCGCTGACCGAGGACAGCGGCCTGTTCGGCGCGCTGCCCGAGTTCGACTCGATGGCGGTCGCGACCGTGCTGACCGAGATGGAAGATCGCCTCGGCATCATCATCGACGACGACGAGATCGACGGCGAGATTTTCGAAACCTACGGCAATTTGCTGGCATTTTCGCTGCGCAAAGTGACCGACTGA
- a CDS encoding GNAT family N-acetyltransferase — protein sequence MQGNGEHRANDEGGLPADARAAAPASPFDRAAWFDLLTDYGFAGEGRVDAHGHAGDVTAWLPLRRDQPGHFAGLTNWYSFALRPLYRAAIPGESRGPERAGSAVGDRSLDPGFRRGAVRGIGKGERDGALVDLFSKLRKRAARLSLYPVPDADQADLATALRAAGWWVKATPAGDRHWLDLTGLTHDAWWESRPGALKNTVKRKAKKGVVDIQLLTAFDPGSWAAYESIYAASWKPEEGHPALLRAFAEAESARGTLRMGIARIEGIPVAAQYWTVEDGTAFIHKLAHVEDSLKASPGTLLSAALFRHVIDVDHVERIDFGTGNDGYKKDWMNRHEPLWRLEAFNPSRIAAWGPAIKAFARSLTARE from the coding sequence ATGCAAGGGAACGGTGAACATCGCGCTAATGATGAAGGCGGGCTGCCCGCCGACGCGCGCGCCGCTGCGCCTGCGTCGCCGTTCGACCGCGCGGCGTGGTTCGACCTGCTGACAGACTATGGTTTTGCGGGCGAAGGCCGCGTCGATGCGCATGGCCATGCAGGTGACGTGACGGCATGGCTGCCGCTACGCCGCGATCAGCCCGGCCATTTTGCGGGCCTCACCAACTGGTACAGCTTTGCCCTTCGACCGTTATATCGGGCAGCGATCCCCGGCGAAAGCCGGGGCCCAGAGCGCGCGGGTTCTGCGGTTGGCGACCGAAGCCTTGACCCCGGCTTTCGCCGGGGAGCAGTTAGAGGAATCGGTAAGGGCGAGAGAGATGGCGCGCTTGTCGATTTGTTCTCCAAGCTTCGCAAGCGGGCGGCACGGCTGTCGCTTTATCCGGTGCCCGACGCCGACCAGGCCGACCTCGCTACCGCGCTCCGCGCCGCCGGCTGGTGGGTCAAGGCGACCCCGGCGGGCGACCGCCACTGGCTCGACCTGACCGGCCTGACGCATGACGCGTGGTGGGAAAGTCGCCCCGGCGCGCTCAAAAACACCGTCAAGCGCAAGGCGAAGAAGGGCGTGGTCGATATCCAGCTGCTCACCGCCTTCGATCCCGGCAGCTGGGCCGCCTATGAGAGCATCTATGCCGCGAGCTGGAAGCCCGAGGAAGGCCATCCCGCCCTGCTGCGCGCCTTTGCCGAGGCCGAGAGCGCGCGCGGCACGCTGCGCATGGGAATCGCGCGGATCGAAGGCATCCCGGTCGCCGCGCAATATTGGACCGTCGAGGACGGCACCGCCTTCATCCACAAGCTCGCGCATGTCGAGGACAGTCTGAAGGCCTCGCCCGGCACGCTGCTTTCGGCGGCGCTGTTCCGCCATGTCATCGACGTCGACCATGTCGAGCGCATCGATTTCGGCACCGGCAACGACGGGTACAAGAAGGACTGGATGAACCGCCACGAACCGCTGTGGCGATTGGAGGCTTTCAATCCGTCGCGCATCGCGGCATGGGGACCCGCGATAAAGGCTTTTGCGCGTTCCCTTACGGCACGCGAGTGA